TATAACGCAGGACGCGCCCTGTCCTCAGCCGGTTGCAGGCCTTCCACCGCGGCCACGGCCGCACCGCGCACCTCCACCCGGAACCGCCCGTCCGAGTTGCTCCCTTCCAGCAGTCCTCGCCCCGCCGTCCGCCACCGCAGCTCCGTCGACTTGCCCTCCAGCACCCGCCTGTAGCGGTTCACGAAGTCGAGTGCCGCAGCCTCCTCGCTGAACCCCAACGACCAGCGCAGCGCCGGCCGGCCCGACGCCTTGTGCTCCAGCAGCTCGTAACTCCCGCCCCGCCATTGCGGCCCCAGCCTCTCCGCGTCCTCCTGCCCGCAGTACTGTTTCAGCAGCACCCGGACGTCGAACTCGCCCAGGATTCCTGAGGACAGCTTCCGGTAGTCGGATTCCCGCTCCGGCACCGGGGCCGGCGGCGCATCGAACTTCGTTCTTTCAAACCACCGCCCGGGGTGGAAAATCTCGTGCGTCGTCGCCGGCGGACGTTCCAGGACCAGCCGAAACGCCTTCTTGCCCAGTTTTTCCACTGCCGCCTGCTGGAACAGCACCCCTGCCGTGTAGGGGAACAGCAGCGTCTCCTGCAAATACAGCGGCGACCGGCCGAATACCGGATAGCTGGCCGCCGCCATCGTGCCCAGCATCGGCAGCATCTTCTCCAGCGCCGCAGCATTGCCCGCCAGCGATCCCATTCCCATCCGCCCCAGTTGCCACTCCAGCATCACCCACATTGCCTGCCCTTCCACCACGGCCAGCCGGGCCGCCTGCTGCTCGCCCGTCTTCGCTCCTTTGTCGAGAAACCTCTCCATGCTGTAATGCTGGTCTGCCAGCGCATGCGACAGCTCGTGCACCAGCACGGCGTCTTCCATCAGGCCCCCGGATCCGTCCTCCAGCAGCAGCATCCGCCTCCGCCGGTGGTCGTAGACCGCCGCCGCCTGTTCCGCCAGCAGATCTACCGTCGCCTGCTTGAGATCGAAATCCCGCGGCACCAGCCCGAACAGCTTCAGAGTCAGCTCGTCAGCCCGGATCTCCTCCGGCTTCACCTGACGCTCGATCTCGCGCTGCACGTAGTCCTTCCACTGCGCGCGCGTCAGAGTCTCCACGGGAACCGGACGCTTCTGCTCGAGTCCCGTGATCCGGGCCACCTCGCGCGTCAGCTCGCGGATCTTCTCCGCCGCCGGCGCCTGCGCCAGAGCTGCCGAGACCAGCAGCCACAGCGCCGCTGCCAGCCTCGCGCCCGCCTTCAAAAAGGTCTGCCAGTCCATGCCGCGCGCCGCCCTTTCCCGGAAATTCGCAATCCCTGCCGCTGCTTCCACCTTATCGCACCCGCGCGGGGCCGGGCGCCTCTGCTACACTAACGGTTTTGGAGGTTGACTTGGCAGAGAACAAGACCGGCAAGCTCTACCAGGCCGAATATCTGGGAAACGGCACGTTCATCATCCACAAGCCGAAGCGCAAGGCGCGCAAACTCCGCCAGCTGCGCCTGAAGAGCCCCAACCCCGGCATGCGCAAGTAAAGCGTCTCCACCAACATTCGGCCCCCGCAAACGGCCTGCGCATGGCGGCAGTTCTCACCCGGTTGGATGAGAGTGCCCCGTCTTTGGCTAGCTCTTTCGTCCAAACGCCGCCTGCATCCGTGCAGCGCTTGTGCGCTCTCTGAATTCTCTGGCGCTAATCCGGAACGGCCCGAAGCACCTGCTCAAGGTGTTGCGGCTCGATCCTATCCTGAAGCATGCTCAGCAGGCAGGATTCGTCGCTTTCGGAGAGCCCAAGGCGCGGCTCGATGCAGCCGCCGCATTCGATGCCCGTCCATGCCAGCATACTCTTCAGCGCGGGGATCAACGGGAAGCGGAGCACCACCTCGATCAGCGAGTTGATCCGCATCTGCACGCAGCTCGCCTCTTCCCACTTCCCCGCGCGCGCCAGCCCGTAGAGCTCGACAAACCACTCGGGAACCAGATTGTAGAACGAACCGATCCCGCCGTCGGCGCCCATCAGGAGGCCCGCTGCCAGGATTTCGTCCCGCCCGTTGTAGACAACTGCTCCGGTCTTTTTGAGAATGGAAAGACGAAACAGGTCGAAATCGGTAAACTTCAGCCCGATGACGTTCGGAATGGCCAGCAGATCGAGAATCTGATCTGTTTCGCTCACGGCAGGGCAGAGTTCAGGAAACCAATACAACAGCACCGGGACGTCCGAGGCGGCTGCGAGAGCTTGGTAGTAGGCGCGGATTTCTGCGAACGAGTACGGTCCTATGGGGGGCAGCGAGCTCACCGCTCGCACGCCTATTTTTGACGCGTGACGCGCGAGAGCTAAGGCGTCTTCGGTGCGGGGCGACCCGACATGAACGATCACCTGGCTCCCTCCCGGCGCACACCGCACGGCGGCCTCGGCGGCTTTCTTTCTCTCCTCGACCGGCAGCAGCAGGCCCTCCCCGGTCTGACCGCAAACGTATACACCGTCGCAACCAGCCCCGTATAGCCGGTCGAGCAGCTTCTCGTAGCTGGGACTGTGAAATTCGCCCCGGCTGTTGAGGGGCGTGATCACAGCAGGCAGAATACCGTGCAATTGCGTC
This DNA window, taken from Bryobacteraceae bacterium, encodes the following:
- a CDS encoding N-acetylneuraminate lyase, with amino-acid sequence MTQLHGILPAVITPLNSRGEFHSPSYEKLLDRLYGAGCDGVYVCGQTGEGLLLPVEERKKAAEAAVRCAPGGSQVIVHVGSPRTEDALALARHASKIGVRAVSSLPPIGPYSFAEIRAYYQALAAASDVPVLLYWFPELCPAVSETDQILDLLAIPNVIGLKFTDFDLFRLSILKKTGAVVYNGRDEILAAGLLMGADGGIGSFYNLVPEWFVELYGLARAGKWEEASCVQMRINSLIEVVLRFPLIPALKSMLAWTGIECGGCIEPRLGLSESDESCLLSMLQDRIEPQHLEQVLRAVPD